A region of the Myxococcus stipitatus DSM 14675 genome:
GCGGCGTTGATGCGGGGCCCCAGGCGGAAGCCCACCTGGCCCGCGGTGATGGGCGTGTCCGGGTCCATGCCCGCCGCTTCCTTCAGCGCGCGCACGCCCGGACGACGGGCGGCCGTGAGCTCCTGGAGCCCATGTGTCACCAGGATGCGGTTGGCGCCCGTGAGCGGCACCACGTCCGCCACGGTGGCCAGGGCCACCAGGTCCATCAGCGCCCGGAGGTTGGGCTCCTTGCGGGTGGCGAAGTAACCCTCGTCACGCAGCCGCTTGCGCAGGCCCATGCAGAGGTTGAAGGCCACGCCCGCCGCGCACAGCGCCTTCGTCGGGTACTCACAGCCGGGCTGATGCGGGTTGAGCACCGCCACCGCCGGAGGCAGCGTGGGCGGTACCGTGTGGTGGTCCACCACCACGACGTCCAACCCCAGCTCCTTCGCGCGGGTGATCTCCGCCACGGAGGTGATGCCGCAGTCCAGCGTCACCAGCACCCGCGTCCCGTCCCCGGCGATGCGCTCCACCGCGCCCAGGTTGAGGCCGTAGCCCTCATCCAGCCGGTGGGGGATGTACGTCGAGGGTGAACCACCCAGCTCCCGCAGGAACAGGCACAGGAGCGATGTGGAGCACACGCCGTCCACGTCGTAGTCGCCGTACAGCGTCACCTTCTCGCGCCGGTGCAGCGCACGCACCAGGCGGTCCACGCCCGCCGCCATCCCCTTCATCCGGAACGGGTCTGGCAAGTCCGCCAGCCGGTCCGACAGGAACGCCGACGCTGACTCCGGCGTCCGGTAACCGCGATGCAAGAGCACCCGCGCCGCCAACGGGTGGAGTGACAACTCCCCCGCGAGCGAACCCACCTCCTCCTCGACCACGTCTGGAAGCAACCACCGCACGCGCGAGCTCCCCTCCTCGGCGCACGGAACCCCTCCGTGGCCGGGACGAAATCTTGACACGGGAGACAGTACCTCAGACGTCTGACGAGGAAAGTCCAACCTTGGGCACGACATTTCCCTTCCTGCTCGGACGTTCAGGCATGCGCTCGCCCTGTTGTCTGCCCGAGGGGAGCGCACCAGCCGCGCGATGCACAGCCTGTCTGCACACGACCTGACAGGGAGGACTCATGACATCCACGAGCATTCAAGCAAGCGTCTGCGCACTCGCGCTCATCGCCGCCAGTCCGGCGTTGGCGAATGATGCGACGGAAGGCAAGCGCGGAGATGTGAACGTGTTCCTCAAGGGTGGCCTGGGTGATTACACGGGCGACCTGGGAGATCTCACCGACACGGGCCCCGCGTGGGGTCTCACACTCAATGTCCAGCCCACCACATTCCTCGGGTTCGAGGTCGGCTACGAGGGCTCCCGCAACGGCCTCGACGACATCCGGCTCCTGGGGGATGGCCCCGCCATCGTTCGGCAAGGCGGCAGCGCCCTGGTGAAGCTCTCCCCTCCGCTCTTCACGGGGGTGCGCCCCTTCGTGGGCGCGGGCTTCGGGCTCACCTATGTCGACGTCCGAGGCACGGGCATCGGTGGCCTCTACGACTCGGACACGCAGGAGGAGTTGCCCGTGGCCGCGGGCCTGGAGTTCAACAGCGGCGCGCTCACCGCGGGCCTGCGCGCCACCTGGCGCCTGCTCCTGGATGACGACTTCGCCCGAGGCGCGATGAACGGCGAGGACGTCAAGGGCGGCCTGCTGGACGGCTCAGTGACGCTAGGGGCGCGCTTCTAGCCCTGGGCCTGAAAACAACGAGGGCCCTGCCTCCGAGAGGAGACCAGGGCCCTCGTCCGTGGCCTGCGCCCCGTTGGAGGGGGCGCAGGACGAGTCATGACTACGCCGGCTTCGGCATCTCGTCGCGGTGACGGGCTTCCTTCGCCGCGGCACGCTCGTCCAGCCAGATGGTCAGCGGGCTGGCGATGTACACGGAGGAGTACGTGCCCACGAGGATGCCCACCAGCATGGCCATGGCGAAGTCGAAGATCTCGCCGACGCCGAAGATGAGCAGACCGATGAGCGACAGCGCCGTGGTGCCGGACGTGAGGATGGTGCGGCCCAGGGTGTCGTTGATGGCGATGTTGATGACCTCCGCCAGCGGCTTGCCCTTGAACTTGGCCATGTCCTCGCGGATGCGGTCGTAGATGACGATGGTGTCGTTCACCGAGTAGCCGACGATGGTCAGCAGCGCGGCGATGGCCGTCAGGCCGAACTCCCGGCGGCTCACCAGGTAGTAGCCGGCCACCATGATGACGTCGTGAATCATGGCGAGCAGCGCGCCCGGGCCGAACTTGAAGTCGAACCGGAACGCCACGTAGATGAGGATGGCCACCATCGAGTACAGCAGCGCCATGATGCCGCGGTTGCGCAGCTGCTTGCCGACCTGCGGACCGACGTAGTCCACGCGCCGCTGCTCGAAGTCCGGCTTCTCCAGCCCCGCGCCCAGCGCCGAGTACACCTTGTCCGCCATGCCGCTAGCGACGACCTGGTAGTCGGTGCCCGCGCCGGCCTGGCTCTCGCCGAGGACACGGACCTCCTGCACGCCGGTGCCGGAGTCCTCCACGGCCTTCTTGATGGTCTCCGCCGCCATGGGCGTGGCCGAGCGGAAGTTGATGATGCCGTTGGCCAGGTCCGCGTAGACGTTGCGCATGGAGCCCAACGCCTCGATGGCCTTCTTCGCCTTCTCGGCATTCTCCTCGGTGAGCTGCGTGACGCCGCCCATGCGCAGGAGGAACGCGTTCTCGTCCGCGCTGCCGATGTTCTGCACGCTCACGTCGTGCAGGCCACCCTTCTGGGCGCGCTCGCGCACGTCGGCCGCGCTGATGGAGTGATTGAACTTCAGCTCCACCACGGTGCCACCGGCGAAGTCCACGCCGTAGTTGAACCCCACCGTCGCGATTCCCACCAGGATGGCCAGGTTCACGAGCGTGGAGATGAACACGGCGGGCTTGCGCTTGCCGATGAAGTCGATGTTCGTCTTGTTCTTGAGGATCTGCATGGCAGTTTCCCGTGCTCCCGCCGGTTAGACCGACACCGTCTGCGCGTTCTTGCCGTGGACGAAGTAGGTCATGATGACGCGGGTCACCACGATGGACGTGAACAGCGAAGCCAGAAGGCCGACGATGAGCGTGGTGGCGAAGCCGCGAACCGGCCCTGTGCCCGTGAAGAACAGGATGAAGCCGGCGATGAGCGCCGTCACGTGCGCGTCGAAGATGGTCCAGAAGGCTCGGTCATAACCCTGGTCCACCGCCGCCTTGGCGGACTTGCCATGGCTCAGCTCCTCGCGGATGCGCTCGTTGATGAGCACGTTCGCATCCACCGCGATTCCGAGCGTCAGCACGAACCCCGCGATGCCAGGCAGCGTGAGCGTGGCGTTGAAGAACGCCAACCCCGCCAGGATGAGCAGACCGTTCAACAGCAGCGCGATGTCCGCGATGAGGCCCGCCTTGCGGTAGTAGAGCGCCATGAAGAGGACGACCAGGCCCAGGCCCACCAGCGCCGACAGGCTGCCCTTCTTGATGAGCTCGTCACCCAGGCTCGCGCCCACCTGACGAATCTCGCCCACCGTCACCGGCGCGGGCAGCGCGCCCGCCTTGAGCACCAGCGCCAGCGTCTGCGCCTCGCCCAGCCACTCGTCACGGGTGCGAGCACCCATGCGGCCCATGGTGATGCGGGCCCGACCGCCGCCAATCTTCTCGTTGATGTTGGGAGCGGTGTGGACGTTGTCGTCCAGCACGATGGCCATGCGACGGCCCACGCCCGCCTCGGTCAGCTTCTCGAACTCGCGAGCGCCGGCCGGGTCGAAGGAGATGTTCACCTCCGGCTCGTTCATCTGGTTCACGGACGCGTCCGCGCCCGACAGGCTCTCACCCGTCAGCGGAACCGCCTTGTCCAGGAGGTACGTGCGGTAGGAGGAGCACTCGTTCTTCTTCATCGGGTTGGCGATGCACTCGGTGACGACCTGGCGGTTCTCCGGAACCTTGTCCTTGGTGTACGCGAGCAGCGCCTCACGCGACGGGCTCTGCAGCTGCGCGAATCCACCCTCGTCCGTCAGCGTGATCTCGCTGCCCGCGGGGGCCGGGTTCGCCTGGAGCATCTGCGCGAAGAACTGCGGGTTGGTGTCGTCCACCATCCGGAACTCGAGCTGGGCGGTGGTGCCCACCAGCTCCTTGGCCTGCTCCGGGTTGCTGCGACCGGGCAGCGAAATCTGGATGGAGTCGGTGCCGAGCTTGCGCACGTCCACTTCGGCCACGCCCCACTTGTCGATGCGGCGGCGGATGACGAGCATCGCCTGGTCCACCGCTTCCTCACGGAAGCGATTCACCTGGCTCTCGTCGGGGGCCAGCACCAGCGTGTCGCCGGAGCGGCTGATCCGCTTGAAGTCCCCGAAGGTGCTCAGGACGTCCTTCTCGATGGCGTCCATGGTCGCCGGGTCCTTCGCCTTCAAGGTGAGCTGGAGCTTCTCTGGATCCGTCTCCGCCGTGACCTCGCCGAGCTTCTTGTCGGCGACGTACGTGGCGATCTGCTGGCCGCGGCGCTCGGTCCGCTTCTGGAGCGCCGTCTTCGTGTCCACGCGCATCACCATGTGGATACCACCCTGAAGGTCCAGCCCCAGATTGAGGCGGTACTTCGCGGGAGGTGCCCACTTCGGCAGCCGCTCTTGCAGCAGCACCAGGTTGTTGCGCTGGTCACGGTCCATGACCACCAGCGAGTAGTACGACGGAATCAGGAACCAGATGGTCCCCAGCGTCACCGCGACAATCATTCCAAACTTCCACCACCAGCCGCGGTCCATTACTTCTCCTCCTTCTTCTTCTCTTCCTTCTTCTCCTCCGAGGTCGCGGTCGCAGCGCCCTCGGCCACCGTGCCCTTGGCACTGATGGAGGTCTTCAGGACGCGAATGCGCACGCCGCTGGCGATCTCCAGCGTCACCGTCCGCTCGTCGACCAGG
Encoded here:
- a CDS encoding outer membrane beta-barrel protein is translated as MTSTSIQASVCALALIAASPALANDATEGKRGDVNVFLKGGLGDYTGDLGDLTDTGPAWGLTLNVQPTTFLGFEVGYEGSRNGLDDIRLLGDGPAIVRQGGSALVKLSPPLFTGVRPFVGAGFGLTYVDVRGTGIGGLYDSDTQEELPVAAGLEFNSGALTAGLRATWRLLLDDDFARGAMNGEDVKGGLLDGSVTLGARF
- the secF gene encoding protein translocase subunit SecF, which encodes MQILKNKTNIDFIGKRKPAVFISTLVNLAILVGIATVGFNYGVDFAGGTVVELKFNHSISAADVRERAQKGGLHDVSVQNIGSADENAFLLRMGGVTQLTEENAEKAKKAIEALGSMRNVYADLANGIINFRSATPMAAETIKKAVEDSGTGVQEVRVLGESQAGAGTDYQVVASGMADKVYSALGAGLEKPDFEQRRVDYVGPQVGKQLRNRGIMALLYSMVAILIYVAFRFDFKFGPGALLAMIHDVIMVAGYYLVSRREFGLTAIAALLTIVGYSVNDTIVIYDRIREDMAKFKGKPLAEVINIAINDTLGRTILTSGTTALSLIGLLIFGVGEIFDFAMAMLVGILVGTYSSVYIASPLTIWLDERAAAKEARHRDEMPKPA
- the recJ gene encoding single-stranded-DNA-specific exonuclease RecJ — its product is MRWLLPDVVEEEVGSLAGELSLHPLAARVLLHRGYRTPESASAFLSDRLADLPDPFRMKGMAAGVDRLVRALHRREKVTLYGDYDVDGVCSTSLLCLFLRELGGSPSTYIPHRLDEGYGLNLGAVERIAGDGTRVLVTLDCGITSVAEITRAKELGLDVVVVDHHTVPPTLPPAVAVLNPHQPGCEYPTKALCAAGVAFNLCMGLRKRLRDEGYFATRKEPNLRALMDLVALATVADVVPLTGANRILVTHGLQELTAARRPGVRALKEAAGMDPDTPITAGQVGFRLGPRINAAGRLHDASLGLQLLTSETLESARALASVLDRANAERQGIESHILTQALAQAEEHKEARGLVLFDEGWHPGVIGIVASRVVERYHRPTVMVGVKDGVGKGSARSIEAFHLFDALNGCSSLLTKFGGHKHAAGLTIDADKLPALREAFEKIAWQRLTPEDLIPRCRVDAVVSARDLDATAVEALQRLGPFGQGNPEPVLVLRHQVARPRVLPAKAAGSNGHLKLALVEAPELDAIGFGMADRARLVEGPVDLAFQAGFDTFRGQRKLSLRLKDVRVAA
- the secD gene encoding protein translocase subunit SecD, which gives rise to MDRGWWWKFGMIVAVTLGTIWFLIPSYYSLVVMDRDQRNNLVLLQERLPKWAPPAKYRLNLGLDLQGGIHMVMRVDTKTALQKRTERRGQQIATYVADKKLGEVTAETDPEKLQLTLKAKDPATMDAIEKDVLSTFGDFKRISRSGDTLVLAPDESQVNRFREEAVDQAMLVIRRRIDKWGVAEVDVRKLGTDSIQISLPGRSNPEQAKELVGTTAQLEFRMVDDTNPQFFAQMLQANPAPAGSEITLTDEGGFAQLQSPSREALLAYTKDKVPENRQVVTECIANPMKKNECSSYRTYLLDKAVPLTGESLSGADASVNQMNEPEVNISFDPAGAREFEKLTEAGVGRRMAIVLDDNVHTAPNINEKIGGGRARITMGRMGARTRDEWLGEAQTLALVLKAGALPAPVTVGEIRQVGASLGDELIKKGSLSALVGLGLVVLFMALYYRKAGLIADIALLLNGLLILAGLAFFNATLTLPGIAGFVLTLGIAVDANVLINERIREELSHGKSAKAAVDQGYDRAFWTIFDAHVTALIAGFILFFTGTGPVRGFATTLIVGLLASLFTSIVVTRVIMTYFVHGKNAQTVSV